The Armatimonadota bacterium genome window below encodes:
- a CDS encoding DMT family transporter — MQNANPPKHVFGIVVLLNVLWTPVNFMVSAATDRGFSGAGVGLVRWTALSLMMLVLLRSDWFRKVTGHVSLSKSDWWKCFGIGFFLFGPSHMMFYLSMGMVKQGLASELEGTVILAMAPIFTGLLSYFFLHERLPARRVAAIALSCIGGYIVTIGFAFPSLLGHAKGNLIFGLGVVTECLMGVIAARISRRSSGVAVLSAQMLGGGVSFWVIPLLLPSVLPLSFGSTFVSWLPLLYLIFLSGLVTFTIWYRIVESAPLTQLVVGIALQPPLAALIGWLFKNEIPKQNAVIGGCVILVALALGFLGKTEKVEAVD, encoded by the coding sequence TTGCAAAACGCTAACCCGCCTAAGCACGTCTTTGGGATTGTTGTCCTGCTGAATGTGCTTTGGACGCCGGTGAACTTTATGGTTTCTGCGGCGACAGATCGGGGGTTTTCGGGGGCCGGGGTTGGGCTGGTTCGGTGGACGGCGTTATCGCTGATGATGCTGGTCTTGCTCCGCAGCGACTGGTTTCGCAAGGTGACCGGGCACGTCTCGCTTTCAAAATCCGATTGGTGGAAGTGCTTCGGGATCGGATTCTTCCTCTTTGGCCCTTCGCACATGATGTTCTATCTGTCGATGGGGATGGTGAAGCAGGGGCTTGCTAGTGAATTGGAAGGGACGGTCATCCTTGCCATGGCGCCGATTTTCACCGGACTGCTGTCCTATTTCTTCCTTCATGAGCGGCTCCCAGCCAGGCGCGTTGCGGCAATCGCTCTTTCTTGTATCGGCGGATATATTGTTACCATCGGGTTTGCGTTTCCGTCACTTTTGGGCCATGCCAAGGGCAACCTCATTTTTGGCCTGGGTGTGGTCACTGAATGCCTCATGGGAGTGATCGCGGCGCGAATCAGCCGTCGATCAAGCGGCGTGGCCGTTCTGTCGGCTCAGATGCTGGGGGGTGGAGTTTCGTTCTGGGTCATTCCCTTGCTCCTACCGTCAGTATTGCCCCTTTCTTTTGGGTCCACTTTTGTTTCCTGGCTGCCGCTTCTTTATCTCATCTTCCTCTCTGGGCTGGTGACGTTTACCATTTGGTATCGGATCGTCGAATCCGCCCCGCTGACCCAGTTGGTCGTCGGCATCGCTTTACAGCCTCCGCTCGCGGCGTTGATTGGATGGCTGTTTAAAAACGAAATTCCGAAACAGAATGCGGTGATCGGTGGTTGCGTGATTTTGGTCGCGCTGGCGCTGGGGTTCCTAGGGAAGACGGAGAAGGTTGAGGCAGTCGACTAG
- a CDS encoding serine hydrolase domain-containing protein — protein MFWGETTKQTYCAALLVLASATTLAGSQAPTDKLDQIVAKYDSKTGPGVEIFVVQDGKELYRRTAGMANVEYGIPITKESIFHIASVSKQFTAFAACLLEQGGKLNMDDDVRKYLPELPNYGTKITLRNLATHTSGLRDFYALNAMVGFTEADVSYNSQILKLLVQQKKLNFKPGTKFEYGNSSFTLLGEVVSRVAKKPLREFLNERVFTPLGMNNTQLVDDPELIIPNRAYSYYTQGGVLYKRLLGPVNVGSTGINSTADDLVRWSQNFENPKVGNQRIFQRMSERMKLTDGTQLGYALGQEFKNYRGVNVVFHGGGDAGYRSYLIRVPEKKLTVVVLGNSREFFPLDLAYSALDTFLFNGPAPEKPKPTFDPKLLAKFVGDYEIFPGNIVHLTTEKGKLYLQPYGDPNKMELPQVGEDEFDYPVFTHSRFTFGKSGNFKWQLFDIPYGGTRINLKPFKPAQANLKELVGTYYSPELRDEYTLSIVKGQLIAAHRRNEDITLMPIQRDWYHGSSYFFGKVIPTRDRKGRISGLRVSTQGASNILFKRVSPRS, from the coding sequence ATGTTCTGGGGAGAAACAACTAAACAAACTTACTGCGCGGCACTGCTGGTTCTTGCATCGGCTACTACCCTCGCCGGGTCGCAAGCCCCCACCGACAAGCTTGACCAAATCGTCGCCAAGTACGACTCCAAAACCGGTCCCGGAGTCGAGATTTTCGTCGTCCAAGACGGCAAGGAGCTCTACCGCCGGACCGCAGGCATGGCGAACGTCGAGTACGGCATCCCCATCACGAAAGAATCGATCTTCCACATCGCCTCGGTCTCCAAACAGTTCACCGCCTTCGCCGCTTGCCTGTTGGAGCAAGGAGGGAAGCTCAACATGGACGACGACGTCCGCAAGTACCTCCCTGAACTCCCGAACTACGGCACAAAAATCACCCTTCGCAACCTCGCAACCCACACCAGCGGCCTCCGCGACTTCTACGCCCTCAACGCCATGGTGGGCTTCACCGAGGCGGATGTCTCCTACAACAGTCAAATCCTCAAGCTCCTCGTCCAGCAAAAGAAGCTCAACTTCAAACCCGGAACCAAATTCGAGTACGGCAACTCCAGCTTCACCCTCCTCGGCGAAGTCGTATCGCGAGTCGCCAAAAAACCCCTCCGAGAGTTCTTGAACGAGAGAGTCTTCACTCCGCTTGGCATGAACAATACCCAGCTCGTTGACGACCCCGAACTCATCATCCCGAATCGCGCCTACTCTTACTACACCCAGGGCGGAGTCCTTTACAAACGCCTCCTGGGCCCGGTCAACGTCGGCTCAACCGGCATCAACTCCACCGCCGATGACCTCGTCCGCTGGTCGCAGAACTTCGAGAATCCCAAAGTCGGCAACCAGAGGATATTCCAGCGCATGAGCGAGCGAATGAAGCTAACCGACGGCACCCAGCTCGGCTACGCTCTTGGGCAAGAGTTCAAAAACTACCGAGGGGTCAACGTCGTCTTCCACGGTGGCGGCGATGCGGGGTACCGTTCCTATCTCATTCGTGTTCCAGAGAAGAAACTGACTGTTGTCGTGCTCGGCAACTCGCGCGAGTTCTTCCCGCTTGACTTGGCGTATAGTGCTCTCGACACCTTCCTCTTTAACGGGCCTGCGCCCGAAAAACCGAAGCCAACCTTCGACCCAAAACTCCTAGCCAAGTTTGTCGGCGACTATGAAATCTTCCCTGGCAACATTGTCCACCTGACCACCGAAAAAGGAAAGCTCTACCTCCAGCCCTACGGAGATCCCAACAAGATGGAACTGCCCCAGGTTGGGGAAGATGAGTTCGACTACCCTGTTTTCACGCACAGCAGGTTCACATTTGGCAAGTCCGGGAACTTCAAATGGCAACTCTTTGACATTCCATACGGCGGAACCCGAATCAATCTCAAACCGTTCAAACCGGCCCAAGCAAACCTGAAAGAACTTGTCGGAACCTACTACTCGCCGGAGTTGCGCGACGAATACACTCTAAGTATCGTCAAAGGACAACTGATCGCCGCACATCGACGAAATGAAGATATCACCCTCATGCCCATTCAGCGCGACTGGTACCACGGCAGCTCCTACTTTTTTGGAAAGGTCATCCCGACAAGAGACCGCAAAGGGCGGATTTCTGGCCTGAGAGTATCGACCCAAGGCGCGAGCAACATTCTCTTCAAACGCGTGTCCCCACGGAGCTAG
- a CDS encoding MFS transporter gives MESMVRIGEREAVSTRLGFLILGLAASTWAPLVPLVKARLGLSDSVLGVLILLIGIGSVLTMPFAGSLAHRYGCRRVLIVSCLVLLLSVPLIPLSPSLWALGVVLTVYGGVLGSLDVVINLHGVQVEKTLGRPLMSGFHGFYSLGGIIGAGAATLSLSAGASSFGATLVAFVGGLCVLAYAIPGFLSDAGEGDRLVFQVPRGVVLVIGILAGTVFCAEGSVTDWSALLLTREYLLSAGAAGFGYVGFAFCMTLGRLTGDRIVASLGPLRVLLVGGLICVLGFWMAGLGRLPFLGLVGFGLVGLGASNIVPVLFSAVGRQHAMPAPVALSIVTIMGYAGFLLGPAAIGSASQHLGIRVAMGLIGVAVLLVPLFSKWIVGQTSDSGMVSS, from the coding sequence TTGGAATCAATGGTTCGGATTGGGGAACGAGAGGCGGTTTCGACCCGGCTGGGTTTTTTGATTCTTGGTCTGGCTGCGTCGACGTGGGCACCGCTGGTTCCGCTGGTGAAAGCTCGGCTGGGCTTGAGCGATTCTGTGCTGGGTGTTTTGATTCTTTTGATCGGAATCGGGTCGGTGTTGACGATGCCCTTCGCGGGTTCTTTGGCGCATCGGTACGGGTGTCGCCGGGTTCTAATTGTGTCCTGTTTGGTGTTGTTGCTGAGCGTTCCACTGATTCCGCTTTCGCCGTCCTTGTGGGCTTTGGGAGTCGTCTTGACGGTGTACGGAGGCGTGTTGGGATCGTTGGATGTCGTCATTAACCTGCACGGAGTTCAGGTGGAGAAGACCTTGGGGCGACCTCTAATGTCCGGGTTTCATGGGTTTTATAGCCTGGGTGGGATCATTGGTGCGGGGGCGGCGACGTTGTCGTTGTCCGCGGGCGCGTCTTCGTTTGGAGCTACTTTGGTGGCTTTTGTTGGCGGGCTTTGTGTTTTGGCGTATGCGATTCCTGGATTCTTGTCGGACGCGGGGGAGGGGGATCGGCTGGTGTTTCAGGTTCCTCGGGGAGTGGTCTTAGTGATTGGGATTTTGGCGGGGACGGTGTTTTGCGCGGAGGGGTCGGTGACGGATTGGAGCGCGTTGTTGCTGACTCGCGAGTATCTGCTTTCGGCCGGAGCGGCGGGGTTTGGGTATGTGGGGTTTGCGTTTTGTATGACACTGGGTCGGTTGACGGGGGACAGAATTGTAGCTTCGTTAGGGCCACTGCGGGTGCTACTTGTTGGTGGGTTGATTTGTGTGTTGGGGTTCTGGATGGCGGGGCTTGGGAGACTTCCCTTTCTTGGCTTGGTCGGGTTCGGGCTCGTGGGGTTGGGAGCTTCTAACATTGTTCCGGTTCTGTTTTCTGCGGTCGGGCGTCAGCATGCGATGCCGGCTCCGGTGGCGTTGTCGATCGTCACGATCATGGGTTATGCGGGATTTTTGCTTGGTCCGGCGGCGATTGGATCGGCGTCTCAGCATTTGGGGATTCGGGTTGCTATGGGGTTGATTGGAGTGGCGGTGTTGCTTGTTCCACTGTTTTCTAAGTGGATAGTTGGTCAGACCTCAGATTCCGGTATGGTATCATCTTAG
- a CDS encoding ACT domain-containing protein, which translates to MNLILSKDRFMFWRSDAPPEDQSYFAVINGGDGWSIVEKRDYGNWRSFRIDGEFGFDEVGILLQILEPLADAEVPIMTLSAYHTDFVFVKTSNLQKAVEALRSAGLGVIEE; encoded by the coding sequence GTGAACCTCATCCTCTCCAAAGACCGCTTCATGTTCTGGCGATCCGATGCACCTCCAGAAGACCAGAGCTATTTTGCAGTGATAAACGGCGGGGATGGCTGGAGCATTGTTGAGAAGCGCGACTACGGGAACTGGAGGAGCTTCCGTATAGACGGTGAGTTTGGATTCGATGAAGTTGGAATTTTGCTCCAAATCTTAGAACCGCTCGCGGATGCCGAAGTGCCAATCATGACCCTTTCTGCCTACCACACAGATTTCGTTTTCGTGAAGACTTCAAACTTACAAAAAGCCGTCGAAGCCTTGAGATCGGCGGGGCTTGGAGTCATCGAAGAATGA
- a CDS encoding homoserine O-acetyltransferase, translating to MIDPALFQENERTASVVDERKYVEVGALDCECGKRLESVTVAYETWGTLNNEKSNAIFLFHALSGDAHAIGWWDRLVGPGKAFDTDRYFVICSNALGGCQGTTGPSSTGPDNYFYGSQFPMITVGDMVEVQARLLDYLGIQQLLAVAGGSMGGMQALEWTVRFPNRVRKCVLTATCGAHSAMQIGFNEAGRQAILRDPNFNDGDYYEKKPPSNGLSVARMLGHLSFLSQEAFQAKFGRRLQGKEKPDMNFGVEFEVESYLSYQGDKFTKRFDANSLLHLTRAIDYYEFQNAERAEADYLVISYTSDWIYPTSQSVALESQLKAANKNVTRHEIDLPYGHDAFLLDGEHQAKLIIEFLQS from the coding sequence ATGATCGACCCTGCCCTGTTTCAAGAGAACGAACGCACCGCGTCCGTGGTTGACGAGCGCAAATATGTTGAAGTTGGAGCCCTTGACTGTGAGTGCGGTAAGCGGCTGGAATCAGTAACCGTCGCATATGAAACCTGGGGAACGCTGAACAACGAGAAGTCCAATGCCATCTTCCTCTTTCACGCACTCAGCGGCGACGCCCACGCAATCGGTTGGTGGGATCGCCTCGTCGGCCCCGGAAAAGCGTTCGACACCGATCGCTACTTCGTCATCTGCTCCAACGCCCTCGGCGGATGCCAAGGCACGACCGGACCTTCTTCAACGGGACCAGACAACTACTTCTATGGCTCCCAGTTTCCGATGATCACCGTCGGCGACATGGTCGAAGTTCAAGCTCGCCTGCTAGATTATCTGGGCATCCAGCAGCTCTTGGCCGTAGCCGGTGGCTCCATGGGCGGCATGCAAGCACTCGAATGGACAGTTCGGTTTCCGAACCGAGTCCGAAAATGTGTCCTCACTGCCACTTGCGGTGCTCACAGCGCAATGCAGATTGGATTCAACGAAGCCGGACGACAAGCAATCCTTCGGGACCCGAACTTTAATGACGGCGACTACTACGAGAAGAAGCCACCCAGCAACGGCCTGAGTGTTGCCCGCATGCTCGGCCACCTCAGCTTCCTCAGCCAAGAAGCATTCCAAGCAAAGTTCGGAAGGAGACTGCAAGGCAAAGAGAAGCCCGACATGAACTTCGGCGTCGAGTTCGAGGTCGAAAGCTACCTCAGCTACCAAGGCGACAAGTTCACCAAGCGCTTCGACGCTAACTCCCTCCTCCACCTCACCCGCGCCATCGACTACTACGAATTCCAAAACGCCGAGCGAGCCGAAGCCGACTACCTCGTCATCTCGTACACCAGCGACTGGATCTATCCAACTTCCCAATCGGTCGCCCTAGAATCCCAACTCAAAGCCGCGAACAAAAACGTCACCAGGCACGAAATCGACCTCCCCTACGGCCACGACGCCTTCCTCCTCGACGGCGAGCACCAAGCTAAACTCATCATCGAGTTCCTTCAATCGTGA
- a CDS encoding type IV pilus twitching motility protein PilT yields MQSIEFYLRRCVEVGGSDVHFKTDSGHVYIRVNGDLQLVEADPFHNREFRVELFKMLREDQVTYYEEELELDFAVEIKGVSRFRGNVYQQRGFTQAAFRVIPYEIQTMEDLQLPAACYDFINRPRGLVLVTGPAGSGKSTSLAAMIDRVNRTQPVHIMTVEDPIEFVHSDQHALINQRELGVDTDSFANALKYVLRQDPDVILVGEMRDLETIHLAITAAETGHLVFGTLHTVDAVQTVDRIVDVFPTHQQQQVRMQLSVNLVGVISQTLLRRKDGRGRVAAYETLVATGAVRNLIRENKTFQISSLIQTGSRAKMQSLDQCMAKLVDMGVVAHEDAKARAKDPGEFERLVNLGKSASPSTPTPIQSAPAVTPIQTTSAESTQTPPTAPAASPTPPIRGAQFRPGYQSK; encoded by the coding sequence ATGCAGTCCATAGAGTTCTACCTAAGGCGCTGCGTCGAGGTCGGCGGCTCCGACGTCCACTTCAAAACCGACTCTGGCCACGTTTACATCCGCGTCAACGGAGACCTGCAACTCGTCGAAGCGGACCCTTTCCACAATCGCGAGTTCCGTGTCGAGCTCTTCAAAATGCTCCGCGAGGATCAGGTGACCTACTACGAAGAGGAGCTTGAGCTTGACTTTGCTGTCGAAATCAAGGGCGTCTCCCGTTTCCGGGGCAACGTCTACCAGCAGCGAGGGTTCACTCAGGCCGCCTTCCGCGTCATCCCCTACGAGATCCAGACAATGGAGGATCTCCAACTCCCGGCCGCTTGTTATGACTTTATCAATCGCCCTCGTGGTCTTGTATTGGTCACCGGCCCTGCCGGCTCCGGAAAGTCCACGTCGTTAGCCGCAATGATTGACCGTGTGAACCGCACTCAGCCGGTTCACATCATGACGGTCGAGGACCCGATCGAGTTCGTTCACTCGGACCAACACGCTTTGATTAACCAACGTGAGCTTGGCGTCGATACGGACTCATTCGCAAACGCCCTCAAGTACGTCCTGCGCCAAGACCCTGACGTGATTCTTGTCGGCGAAATGCGAGACCTTGAAACGATCCACCTTGCGATTACGGCCGCTGAAACCGGGCACCTCGTGTTTGGCACGTTGCATACCGTTGATGCCGTGCAAACCGTCGACCGAATCGTTGACGTCTTTCCAACTCACCAACAGCAACAGGTGAGAATGCAGCTCTCCGTCAACCTAGTCGGAGTCATTTCGCAAACCCTGCTACGCCGAAAAGATGGGCGCGGACGAGTTGCCGCCTACGAGACCCTCGTTGCCACTGGAGCCGTACGCAACCTCATCCGCGAAAACAAGACATTCCAAATCAGCTCCCTGATTCAAACGGGAAGCCGCGCCAAGATGCAATCCCTGGATCAATGCATGGCTAAGCTCGTCGACATGGGCGTCGTCGCCCACGAAGACGCAAAGGCTCGCGCCAAAGATCCCGGTGAGTTCGAGCGACTGGTCAATCTCGGAAAGAGCGCGTCGCCGAGCACTCCGACTCCAATCCAGTCCGCTCCTGCGGTCACTCCGATTCAAACGACCTCTGCCGAATCGACTCAGACACCTCCAACAGCGCCTGCAGCGTCGCCAACACCTCCTATCCGCGGCGCACAGTTTAGACCCGGATACCAGTCGAAATGA
- a CDS encoding type IV pilus twitching motility protein PilT, which produces MSLPIDDLLRLLVERDASDLHLKAGVAPCMRIRGDLVRLDVPALSTEAHNERLFSILNDERRHKLETFKEVDLSYNVPGLARFRVNMFWQRGNLGAVFRVIPFQIRTIDELNLPQVSKKIAGLARGLVLVTGPTGSGKSTSLAAIINHINHERRCHIMTIEDPIEYVHKDQTSIINQRELATDTHSFSHALKHVLRQNPDVILVGEMRDLETIQLAITAAETGHLVFSTLHTVDAAQTIDRIVDVFDPEQQAQVRTQLSVTLQAVISQTLIPRKGKPGRVAAFEVMLATPAIRNLIRDGKTHQIPTDIQTGQSFGMQSLDGHLLKLVEQGEIEYEDALAKSSNVNEFQHRAATHGLIGGVPA; this is translated from the coding sequence TTGTCGTTACCGATTGACGATCTTTTGCGCCTGCTCGTCGAGCGAGACGCATCGGACTTGCACCTGAAGGCCGGAGTTGCCCCATGCATGCGAATCCGAGGCGACCTCGTTCGTCTTGACGTTCCTGCCCTCAGCACAGAAGCCCACAATGAGCGGCTTTTCAGTATCCTCAACGACGAACGTCGTCACAAGCTGGAGACCTTTAAGGAAGTCGATCTCAGCTATAACGTCCCAGGTCTCGCGCGGTTCAGAGTCAATATGTTCTGGCAGCGAGGCAACCTGGGGGCTGTTTTCAGAGTCATTCCATTCCAGATACGCACAATCGACGAGCTAAATCTCCCGCAGGTCAGCAAAAAGATTGCTGGTCTCGCCAGAGGACTCGTCTTGGTTACCGGACCAACTGGATCTGGAAAATCGACTTCGCTTGCTGCGATCATCAACCACATCAACCACGAGCGTCGATGTCACATCATGACGATCGAGGATCCGATCGAGTACGTTCACAAAGACCAGACCTCAATCATCAATCAGCGTGAGCTTGCGACCGATACTCATTCATTCTCGCACGCCCTGAAGCACGTTCTTCGGCAGAATCCCGACGTCATCCTCGTCGGCGAAATGCGCGACCTGGAGACAATCCAACTCGCAATTACCGCCGCCGAAACCGGTCACCTTGTCTTCAGCACGCTCCACACAGTGGATGCCGCTCAAACAATTGACCGAATCGTCGACGTCTTCGACCCTGAACAGCAAGCGCAGGTTCGCACTCAGCTTTCGGTGACTCTTCAAGCAGTTATCTCGCAAACCCTCATCCCGCGCAAGGGGAAGCCTGGCCGGGTCGCCGCTTTTGAAGTCATGCTGGCAACCCCCGCAATCCGCAACCTCATCCGTGACGGAAAGACGCACCAGATTCCCACCGATATTCAGACCGGCCAGTCGTTCGGCATGCAATCGCTCGACGGTCACCTGCTCAAACTCGTTGAGCAGGGCGAGATCGAATATGAAGACGCTCTCGCTAAATCCTCGAACGTCAACGAGTTCCAACACCGCGCAGCGACCCACGGCCTGATCGGAGGAGTGCCCGCTTAA
- a CDS encoding PilT/PilU family type 4a pilus ATPase, which produces MIDVNTLTMAQLCEMAFDRGSSDVMVKGNCRPKMKIHSAVHEIDDSLPFIDSANAERMITALMNDRMKRIFDETFEMDLAFEVPGKCRVRANIYRAKGECAIVARTIPFKIRSLEELGMPSVLGELTKHKTGLILVTGPTGSGKTTTLAAMLDIINRERACHLVTIEDPLEYVHPDKTAYVSQREVGIDTLDFQPALRAALREAPDVILVGEMRDVTTMGASLQAGETGHLVFSTVHTSSAYETMDRIMNMFPPHEKMYLCQRMANSLRAIVAQKLVPTVDGKGRVCASEILICTPTVTKAIEDGHFSDLYQHMNDGTYWGMQTMNQSLLKYVRAGLISEQVAIQYAGVASELKQMLRR; this is translated from the coding sequence ATGATCGATGTCAATACTCTGACGATGGCGCAACTTTGTGAGATGGCTTTTGACCGTGGATCTTCGGACGTCATGGTAAAAGGCAATTGTCGCCCGAAGATGAAAATCCACAGCGCCGTCCATGAAATCGACGACTCTCTTCCTTTCATCGATTCCGCTAACGCCGAGCGAATGATTACCGCCCTCATGAACGACCGCATGAAGCGGATCTTCGATGAGACCTTCGAGATGGACCTTGCGTTCGAAGTTCCCGGCAAGTGTCGCGTTCGTGCGAACATCTACCGTGCTAAGGGCGAATGCGCCATTGTTGCTCGAACAATTCCGTTCAAAATTCGCTCGCTCGAAGAGCTAGGAATGCCCTCCGTCCTCGGCGAGCTGACGAAGCACAAGACCGGTCTCATCCTGGTCACTGGACCCACCGGCTCCGGAAAGACCACGACCCTGGCGGCAATGCTCGACATCATCAACCGCGAGCGAGCCTGCCACTTGGTCACCATTGAAGACCCACTCGAGTACGTTCACCCCGATAAGACCGCATACGTTAGTCAGCGCGAAGTTGGAATCGACACTCTTGACTTCCAGCCCGCCCTTCGTGCTGCCCTCCGCGAAGCTCCGGACGTCATTCTTGTTGGTGAAATGCGCGACGTCACCACCATGGGCGCATCGCTCCAGGCTGGTGAAACCGGCCACCTCGTCTTCTCAACGGTTCACACGTCCTCGGCCTACGAGACCATGGATCGAATCATGAACATGTTCCCGCCCCACGAGAAGATGTACCTCTGCCAACGAATGGCGAACTCGCTTCGCGCAATCGTTGCCCAAAAGCTCGTGCCAACCGTGGACGGAAAGGGCCGAGTCTGCGCCTCTGAGATCCTCATCTGTACTCCGACGGTCACCAAGGCGATCGAAGACGGACACTTCAGCGACCTTTATCAGCACATGAATGACGGCACGTACTGGGGCATGCAAACGATGAACCAGAGCTTGCTGAAGTATGTCCGCGCAGGATTGATTAGTGAACAAGTTGCGATCCAATACGCGGGTGTTGCTTCAGAACTTAAGCAAATGCTACGCCGCTAA
- the greA gene encoding transcription elongation factor GreA — translation MNQPEIAMEHGTLTPLTPDGHAALTAELQRLTIEVRADIAERIRESQQHGEFSEDNSELDQVKTEQAFVENRIAELRSTLSHCYILEMDAISTDTVGIGALVLIEDVEFADKFEVRIVSSAEANPDRDYISAESPMGSAIYGQSKGEVVTFEAPDGPKKIKIHAIGR, via the coding sequence GTGAATCAACCCGAAATCGCAATGGAACATGGCACGCTGACTCCGCTCACCCCGGACGGTCACGCTGCGCTTACCGCTGAGTTGCAGCGGTTAACAATTGAGGTTCGGGCAGACATCGCCGAACGCATCCGAGAGAGCCAACAGCACGGCGAGTTTAGCGAGGATAACAGCGAGCTTGATCAGGTGAAAACCGAGCAAGCTTTTGTTGAAAACCGAATCGCTGAGCTTCGCTCCACTTTGAGCCACTGCTACATCTTGGAGATGGATGCGATTTCGACGGATACCGTCGGAATTGGTGCTCTAGTCTTGATTGAAGACGTCGAATTTGCCGACAAGTTTGAAGTCCGAATCGTTTCTTCTGCGGAAGCCAATCCGGATCGAGATTACATCTCGGCCGAATCTCCGATGGGTTCTGCGATTTATGGCCAATCGAAAGGCGAGGTTGTGACCTTCGAGGCACCTGATGGTCCAAAGAAGATCAAAATCCACGCAATCGGACGTTAA
- the secE gene encoding preprotein translocase subunit SecE — protein MSEKQPSKISLPNVKRGIKPFFAGVKRELKKVSWPTYKETNRLFGVVVSVCILLIVVMGVLGFTFETLIHIITRTGTGA, from the coding sequence ATGTCTGAAAAGCAGCCTTCAAAAATTTCGCTTCCAAATGTCAAGCGCGGCATCAAGCCGTTCTTTGCTGGCGTCAAGCGGGAACTGAAAAAGGTCTCCTGGCCGACTTACAAGGAAACGAACCGATTGTTCGGGGTTGTTGTTTCCGTTTGCATTTTGCTCATCGTGGTTATGGGAGTTCTTGGATTCACGTTCGAGACTCTGATCCACATCATCACTAGAACAGGGACTGGAGCGTAA
- the nusG gene encoding transcription termination/antitermination protein NusG, which produces MPKAWYAVHTISGHENKVRDVLTRRAQVEGLWDYDIFEILIPTEKELQTRNGKRVEKDKKVFPGYILVNMMLSDDSFKLVKSTSGVTGFVQSGNKPIPLEEYEVRRIMTNLEASQEAPKVMWNKGEAIRVVAGPFSDFSGKIEEVMVEKEMLKVLINIFGRDTPVELEFDQVEKM; this is translated from the coding sequence ATGCCAAAAGCCTGGTACGCAGTACACACAATTTCGGGTCACGAAAACAAGGTTCGTGACGTTCTCACTCGCCGCGCCCAAGTCGAAGGGCTTTGGGACTACGATATCTTCGAGATCCTGATTCCAACCGAAAAGGAGCTTCAGACTCGGAACGGCAAGCGAGTTGAGAAAGACAAGAAGGTCTTCCCTGGATACATCCTGGTCAACATGATGCTGAGCGACGACTCGTTCAAGCTAGTGAAATCCACCTCTGGAGTCACCGGTTTCGTCCAGTCTGGCAACAAGCCAATTCCTCTTGAGGAATATGAAGTACGCCGCATCATGACCAACCTCGAAGCAAGCCAAGAAGCTCCCAAGGTCATGTGGAACAAGGGCGAAGCGATTCGCGTCGTTGCCGGACCGTTCAGCGACTTCAGCGGAAAGATCGAAGAAGTCATGGTCGAGAAGGAGATGCTCAAGGTTCTTATCAATATCTTTGGTCGCGATACTCCAGTTGAGCTCGAATTCGATCAAGTCGAAAAGATGTAG